GACTTCCCAGCTGTCTCAACCGCGAACTCGGCGAAATTGCACTACGAGTAAAGATGCTCGTTACGCGCAGCAGGACGGAAAGACCCCGTGACCTTTACTACAGTTTGGTATTGGTGTTCGGAGTGGCTTGTGTAGGATAGGTGGGAGACTGTGAAGCGGGCACGCTAGTGTTCGTGGAGTCATTGTTGAAATACCACTCTGGTCACTTTGGATGTCTAACGTAGGACCCTGATCGGGTTCATGGACAGTGCCTGATGGGTAGTTTAACTGGGGCGGTTGCCTCCCAAAGAGTAACGGAGGCGCCCAAAGGTTCCCTCAACCTGGTTGGCAATCAGGTGGCGAGTGTAAGTGCACAAGGGAGCTTGACTGTGAGACTGACAGGTCGAGCAGGGACGAAAGTCGGGACTAGTGATCCGGCAGTGGCTTGTGGAAGCGCTGTCGCTCAACGGATAAAAGGTACCTCGGGGATAACAGGCTGATCTTGCCCAAGAGTCCATATCGACGGCATGGTTTGGCACCTCGATGTCGGCTCGTCGCATCCTGGGGCTGGAGTAGGTCCCAAGGGTTGGGCTGTTCGCCCATTAAAGCGGTACGCGAGCTGGGTTTAGAACGTCGTGAGACAGTTCGGTCCCTATCCGCTGCGCGCGTTGGAAATTTGAGAAGATCTATCCCTAGTACGAGAGGACCGGGATGGACGAACCTCTGGTGTGTCAGTTGTTCTGCCAAGGGCACCGCTGATTAGCTACGTTCGGACCGGATAACCGCTGAAAGCATCTAAGCGGGAAGCCGTCTTCGAGATGAGATTTCCATGCACCTTGAGTGTGAGAGGCTCCCAGCAGACTACTGGGTTGATAGGCCGGATGTGGAAGCGGGGACTAACGACCCGTGGAGCTGACCGGTACTAATAAGCCGAAGACTTGACACACACTTTTTTCCCAACACCTTTCGGGGTGTTGGGGCTCGCGTCCACTTTGTGGTTCCCGACAGATGATCGGGAACAACTGAAACTGAACACCGCGCATGCGCGGAACACGTTTCAACGCTTCCCTAGAGGAGTGTCGAAATTGTTCCGGTGGTCATAGCGAGAGGGAAACGCCCGGTCACATTCCGAACCCGGAAGCTAAGCCTCTCAGCGCCGATGGTACTGCAAGGGGGACCTTGTGGGAGAGTAGGACGCCGCCGGACTTACCTTGAACAGAAGAGCCCCTGGTCGGGGGAGCAGCAATGCTCCCCAGGCCAGGGGCTCTTCTGCATTCCCAGGACACGGTGTCGGCGGACGGTGTCACGGTAGGATCAGTGCGTCATGACAGCGCCATTCTCTTCTGCCACCGGTTCCGACGTCCGCGTCCGGTTCTGCCCGTCGCCCACCGGAACGCCGCACGTCGGCCTGGTCCGCACCGCCCTGTTCAACTGGGCGTACGCGCGGCACACCGGCGGCAAACTCGTGTTCCGCATCGAGGACACCGACGCCGCCCGGGACAGCGAGGAGTCCTACGCGCAGATCATTGAAGCGCTGCGCTGGCTCCGACTCGACTGGGACGAAGGCGTCGAGGTCGGCGGACCGCACGGGCCGTACCGGCAGTCCGAGCGCGACGACGTGTACGCCGACGCGATCCGTCAGCTGCAGGCCGCCGGGCACGTGTACGAGTCGTTCGTCACCCCCGAGGAGATGGAAGCGCGGAACATCGCGAACGGTCGTGACCCGAAGCAGGGCTACGACAACCACGAGCGCGACCTGACCGACGCCGAGCGCCAGGCCTTCCGCGACCAGGGCCGTGCGCCGGCGCTGCGCCTCCGGGTGCCCGACCGCGACCTGAGCTTCCGGGACCTCGTGCGCGGTGAGATCACCTTCCCGCAGGGGTCCTTCCCGGACTTCGTGGTCGTGCGTCCGAACGGCAAGCCGCTGTACACCTTCACGAACCCGCTCGACGATGCCCTCATGGGCATCACGCACGTCCTCCGGGGTGAGGACCTGCTGTCGTCCACGCCGCGGCAGATCGCGCTGTACGAAGCGCTGTACGAGATCGGGCTGGCCGAGTCCATCCCGCAGTTCGGACACCTGCCCTACGTGATGGGGGAGGGGAACAAGAAGCTGTCCAAGCGCGACCCGGAGTCGAACCTCTTCCACCACCGCTCGAACGGGATGGTGCCGGAGGGCCTCGTCAACTACCTGGCGCTGCTCGGCTG
The sequence above is drawn from the Curtobacterium sp. L6-1 genome and encodes:
- the gltX gene encoding glutamate--tRNA ligase codes for the protein MTAPFSSATGSDVRVRFCPSPTGTPHVGLVRTALFNWAYARHTGGKLVFRIEDTDAARDSEESYAQIIEALRWLRLDWDEGVEVGGPHGPYRQSERDDVYADAIRQLQAAGHVYESFVTPEEMEARNIANGRDPKQGYDNHERDLTDAERQAFRDQGRAPALRLRVPDRDLSFRDLVRGEITFPQGSFPDFVVVRPNGKPLYTFTNPLDDALMGITHVLRGEDLLSSTPRQIALYEALYEIGLAESIPQFGHLPYVMGEGNKKLSKRDPESNLFHHRSNGMVPEGLVNYLALLGWSIGPDRDVFSIDEMVAAFEVTDVNPNPARFDHKKAESINGDHIRLLDAADFRDRLTPYLTAFLDEPASPEQERVLELAAPLVQERMQLLSEAPSMLRFLFTPDDELTVEDDALASLKGDPAPVLQAGIESLERLDDWRTEAIEQALREALIDGLGLKPRVAFGPLRVAVSGRRISPPLFESMEILGKQSTLTRLRALAAR